Part of the Streptomyces sp. RFCAC02 genome is shown below.
GCTGGTGGGTCGCGGGGTGGGGGCGAGGGCGGCCCGCGACCGCCGACAAGCGGGCGGCCCCGGACACACGCAGCGCGTTCCGGGGCCGCCGGCTCAAGCCCTCATGAAGTGGGGGTGTGCCGTCACTTGGCGACGCAGGTGTTGCCGAACGCCGGGTTCAGCAGACCGATGATGTCGATCGTGTTGCCGCAGACGTTGATCGGCACGTGGACCGGCACCTGGATGTTGTTGCCGGAAACGACGCCGGGGGAGTTCACAGCCGCACCCGCGGCGGTGGACTCGGCGGCGGCGATGCCGGCGCCCGCCATCATCAGGCCACCCGCGGCAGCCGCGACGGCGACGACCTTCTTGATCATTGTTCCTCCTAGTGACAAGTGCGGCCCCAGCCGGGGACTGCACTGGTCGTAACGAGGAGGCGCGATCATGGGCACGAAGGGCAGGGGACTTTCACCCGACCGGGTGGGCATTGAACACGCGCACGACCGCCCGGCCGGTAGACGTCAACACTGGTCGATGAAACGGTCCAGCACCCGGGCGCCGAACTTCAGTCCGTCAACGGGCACCCGCTCGTCCACGCCGTGGAACATTCCCGCGAAGTCCAGGTCCGGGGGGAGCTGGAGCGGCGCGAAGCCGAAGTTCCTGATGCCGAGCCGCGAGAACGACTTGGCGTCCGTGCCGCCGGACAGCATGTAGGGGACGGCGTGCGCGATGGGGTCCTCCGCGCGCAGCGCCGACTGCATCGCCGCCACGAGCGGTCCGTCGAACGACGTCTCCACCGCGCGGTCGTGGTGCACGTCCTCGCGCCGCACGCGCGGGCCGAGGATCCGGTCGAGGTCGGCGAGGAACTCCTCCTCGAAACCCGGCAGGTAGCGCCCGTCCACGTGCGCCGTGGCCTGGCCGGGGATGACGTTCACCTTGTAGCCGGCGCCGAGCTGCGTGGGGGCCGCCGTGTTGCTCAGGGTCGCACCGATGAGCTTGGCGATGCCGCCGAGCCGCGCGAGGGTCTCGTCCATGTTCTCGGGGTCAAGCTCGACGCCGAGGGCGTCGGACAGCTCGTCGAGGAACGAGCGCACGGTCTTCGTGACGCGCACCGGGAAGCGGTGCCGGCCGAGGCGGGCGACGGCCTCGCACAGCTCGGTGATGGCGTTGTCGCTGTTGGTCATCGAGCCGTGCCCGGCCGTCCCATCGACGGTCAGGCGCATCCAGTGGATGCCCTTCTCGGCGGTCTCGATCAGGTAGAGGCGCAGGTTCTCGTTGACGGTGAAGGAGAAGCCGCCGACCTCGCTGATGGCCTCGCTGACGCCCTCGAACAGCTCCGGGTGGTGGTCCACCAGGTAGCGGGCGCCGTGCACGCCGCCCGCCTCCTCGTCGGCGAGGAACGCGACGACGATGTCGCGCGGCGGCTTGCGCCCGCTGCGCATGCGGTCGCGGACGACCGCGAGGGTCATCGCGTCCATGTCCTTCATGTCGACGGCGCCGCGCCCCCAGACGCAGCCGTCGGCGATCTCGCCGGAGAACGGGTGGTGGGTCCAGTCGTCGGCGTTGGCCGGGACGACATCGGTGTGCCCGTGGATGAGCAGCGCGGGCCGGGAGGGGTCCTCGCCCTCGATCCGCGCGACGGTGGAGGCGCGGCCGGGGTGCGACTCGAAGATCCTCGGTTCGAGGCCGACCTCGGCGAGCTGCTCGGCGACGAACTCGGCGGCGGCGCGTTCACCGGGTCCCGAGTGGTCGCCGAAGTTGCTGGTGTCGATGCGGATGAGGTCGCGGCACAGGTCGACGACCTCGGCCTCCCCGCGTTCGCTGATCCGGGAGTCGTCCGGTGCCGGGGGTGTGGGGCTTGACGGGCTCACGTTGGCCTCCTGGTGCGCTGGTTCCCACCCATCCTAGGAGCGCCCCCGAGCCCCCGGAACGCCTGTTCGGCCCCGGAAACCACAGCTCAGCGGCGCCCGGCCACGGCTCCCGCCCCGCGGCGTGGGACGGCTCACGACCGTCCGCGGTGAAAGGCACCCCAGGATCTTGGTAGGGTGTGTCATACCGCCGGGCAGCCGGTGGACCACTCGTCCGGGTGGCGGAATGGCAGACGCGCTAGCTTGAGGTGCTAGTGCCCGTTTAAGGGCGTGGGGGTTCAAGTCCCCCCTCGGACACACAGAGCAGTCGATGTCGTTGAAGCCCCTGTTCCGGGGAGATCCGGAGCAGGGGCTCAGTGCTGTTCGGTGGGGGCGCACTGTGCCGGGGGCAGTGAGGTGTCGCTGCCGGTGAGGGTCACGTGCGTGCGGGCGTCGCCGGTGGCGTACGCGGCTGTGCACACGATCTGCTGCACTGCCGTCTCCCCCAGGCCCTCCATCGGGAGCGTCACCCGGATCTCCAGTGTCTCCCCGGCCGACGACGCCGAGAACCGCAGCCCGACGCCGGGTGGCAGGTCGGTGGCGAGGCCGGCCGCGCGATCGTCCTCCCCGGGTCCCGAGAAGAGCGCGGCGACGGCCTTCTCCGGTGCGGACGGCGTGCCCGCCGGCCTCGGTACGGGTGTCAGGCGGCCGTCCGGTGCGACGAAGAACAGCAGCCACTGTCCGGCGGCGGGGCGCGGGGTGCCGGGGCCGCCCGCGTCGACGGTGCCGGTCTGCCGTATCCCGCAGCCGGTGAGCAGGAGGGCGGCGGCGGCCGTGGCGAGCGCGGCGCGCGGCAGTGGGCGTCTCACCGGGGTGTCTCCGTCTCCTCGCCCGTGGCCGGGCCGGGTGGTGCGAGCGGCAGCTCCAGTGTCAGGACGGCCCCGGACCCTGGCCTGTTCCCGGCCTTGATGGTGCCGCCGTGCAGCCGGGCGTTCTCCAGGGCGATGGCGAGGCCGAGGCCGCCGCCCGCCGGGCGGGTTCGGGCCGAGGAGCCTTTGAAGAAGCGGTCGAAGATGTGCGGCAGCACGTCCGGGGGGATGCCGGGGCCGCTGTCGGCGACCTCGATGGCGAGGCAGGGCACCCCGTCGTCGCGGGTGAGGGGGCGCAGCCGCACGGTGACCGGTGGGCTGCCGTGCCGGAGGGCGTTCCCGATCAGGTTGGCGAGCATGATGTCGAGGCGCCGGGGGTCGAGCCGCGCCCGGACGCCGGCGGGGAGATCGGTCACGATCAGCGCCGGGTCGGTCCAGTGGCGGCCGGTGAGGGTACGGCGGACGGTCCGCGCGACGTCGACCTCGTCGGTGATCAGCTCGGCGGCGCGGGCGTCGAACCGGGAGATCTCCATCAGGTCCTCGACGAGGACGGCCAGCCTGCCGGTCTCCACGCTGATCAGCCGCAGCGCGGCGGCACTGTCGGGGGTGAGGTGCGCCGCGTCCTCGTCGAGGACCTCGGTGACCGCGAGCATCCCGGCGAGCGGGGTGCGCAGCTCGTGCGAGACGTCGGAGGCGAAGCGGCGCGCGCGTTCCTCGGCCCGCCGCAGGTCGTCGACGGACCGCTTCAAGGCGGCGGCCGACTCGTTGAAGGCGTGGGTGAGGTCGGCGAGTTCGTCGTTGCCCTTGACGCGGACGCGGGTGTCGAGGCGGCCCCCGGCCATGCGGCGCGCGGCCCGGCGCAGTTCCCCGACGGGCCGCAGCACGCTGCGTGCGGCGAACAGCGCGGGCACCAGTGCGACGGCGAGTCCGGGGATCGCGCCGTCGCGCGCGGCGGTGACCATGGCGCGGACCGTCGTCTCCTCGTCGGTCAGCGGCATCACGGCGTACAGCACGAGACCGGTGGGCAGGGGGTCGCCGGCCGCGTCCCGGGCTTCGAAGGCGATGGGCATGGCCATGACCAGCCAGGGGGCGCCGGCCGTGGCCACGCGCCGGTAGGTGGTGCGGGTGGCGGCAAAGGCCGTGCGGCGCAGTTCCGCGTCGATCAGGCCGGGCGCCGGGTCGGGGCCGGAGGCGAGCCACAGCGACCCGTAGCCGGCGTACGTCGTCCAGGGGTGCGGCCTGCCCTGGCGTGCGAGTCGACGCAGCGCGTCCTCCAGCGAAACGCGGTCGACGGGCAGCAGCGTGCCGATGCCGGCGACCCGTTCGCGGAAGGTCGAGACGGCGGTGTCCTGGGCCTGGTCGAGGATGGCGTCGCGGGCCTCCCGGTAGACGAGGCTCGCGGTGCTGCCCGCGCTGATCGCCGCGACGACCAGGAAGGCGAGGACCAGGCGGGTACGCAGGCCGATCCGGGTTCTGAAGCGGGTCACAGCGGCCCGAAGCGGTAGCCGAAGCCGCGCACGGTCTGTATGTAGCGCGGGCCGGCCGGCGGGTCCTCCAGCCTGCCGCGCAGCCTGCGCACGCACGCGTCCACCAGCCGGGTGTCGCCGTGATGGCTGTACTCCCAGACGTCTTCGAGGAGTTGCTCGCGGCTGAAGACCTGCTCGGGGGCCGCCGACAGGTGCAGGAGGAGTCTGAGTTCGGAGGGGGCGAGTGCCAGGCGCGTCCCGTGCCTGCTGACGGTCAGCGCGGTGCGGTCGATGGCGAGACCGCCGTGGATCTCGACGGGGGATGGCGCCGCCGCCGGCTGCTCGACACGGCGCAGCACGGCGCGGATGCGGGCGTCGATCACCTCGGCGCGGGCGGGTTTGACGATGTAGTCGTCGGCTCCCGTCTCCAGGCCGACGACGATGTCGAAGTCGTCCCCGCGGGCGGTGAGCATGATGATCGGGAGCCGGCTGCTCCCGCGCACCTGCCGGCACACCCGCACGCCGTTCGTGTCCGGGAGCATCAGGTCGAGCAGCAGCAGGTCGGGCCGGAACTCGTCCAGGGCGGTGAGGCCCGCTTCCCCGGTGGCGGCGGTGCGCATCTCGTGACCGCGCCGGCGCAGGCCGATCGCGATGCCCTCGCGCGCGGAGGGGTCGTCTTCGATGAGGAGGACGCGTGGCATGCGGGGAGTCTCGCATCCGCCCGGGTGGGCGCGGCGCGGGAGGCCGACGGCGGCGCCGGTGAGCGGCCTTCATGACCGTGCCGGGCGGGGTGTGTGACGGGACGACGACCGTTCCTGTGCAACGTCCGTCACATGGCCGCGGGACGGTTTTCCGATGCGGGAAGCGGCCTAGAGTCCTGGCCGTGCCCGGGTGCGGCGCGCGGTCCGCGCCTCCCGTGCACGTCCCATGCGCACCGATGGAAGGACTCCCCCATGCCTGGAACAACAGCCCGCCGCGGTCGCCTCGGCAGACGGACCGTCACCGTGGGGCTGGTGGCCGGCGCGTTCGCGCTCGGCGTCGTCTCCTCCCCCGCGTCCGCCGCCCCCCGGTGGCAGGAGGTGACCCCCGACCTGGCGGACACCCTCCTGTACGAGGTCGAGAGCGGCCGGGGAGCCACCTGGGCGGTCGGGATCGAGGCGTCGGACTGGACGCCCGTCGCCCTGCGGTGGACCGGGCGGGGCTGGGCCGACACGTCACCGCTCGGGTCCGGCAGCCTGAGCGGCATCGCGCCGGGTCCGGGCGGCGAGGCGTGGGCCGTGGGGACGTCCGGCGCCGACGAGCCGGTCGCCCAGCACTGGGACGGCACGGCGTGGCAGTCGGTCGGCCTGCCGCTGCCGGACGGGATGCGCGGTGGCCTGTACTCGGTCGCCGTCTCCCCCGAGGGCACCGTGTGGGTGGGCGGCGGTGCCTTCCCCGCTCCGGACGATCCGAGCGGCGTGCGGGAGCAACTGCTGCTGAGCAGGGGCACGGACGGGACCTGGACCCGGGTGGCCGTCCCGGCCGACGGGTCGGTCGGCTCCACGATCAGTATCCTCGCTGTGGCGGACGACGACGTGTACGTGCTCGGCTCCGAGGGCTTCGCCCACTTCGACGGAACGTCCTGGACCCGGCAGCGGCTCCCGGCCGGCCTCGCCGACCGCAAGGTCGTCCTCTACGACATCGAGCGGCGCGGCGACGGCGAGCTGTGGGCCGTCGGGCACGTCGAGGACGACGCCCTGTGGCGGCGCCCGGTGGTGCTGCGTTTCGACGGCCGGGCGTGGAACGAGGTGCCCGTGCCCGAGGAGACCGCCGAGCTGCACGGCATCACCTTCGACCGGAACGGGCGTCCGGTGATCGTGGGCCAGACGATCGACCTGGCGGTGGACCCCGCCGCGAGCTACCTGCTGACGACGGACCGCCACGGGCGCCTCGTGCGCAGGCAGTCGCCGGCCGGCGCGGGGATGCTGGAGAGCGCTGACACGGACGACGCGGGCAGGGTCTGGGTGGCCGGAGCCGCCGACAACGTGGCCGACCCCTCGGTCACAGCTCCTTACGCGGCCGTGCGGGACTGAGCGGCAGCGGGCGGCCGTCGTCGCCCAGCGGCTGAGTGCGCTGCCCTCCGTCCCGGAAGGTCACGGCCGTGCCGGACGCGGTGTACTGGGTGTGCGTCCTGATCTCCTCCCTCCAGTACGTGGTGGCCACGTCCGGTGCCGCGCAGAGGTGGACGGCGCGGACGGCGTGCGCCCCTGCCGCCTGCGCCTTCCGCGCCATGTCGGCCAGCGCCTCCTCGACGCTCGGTCCGTGCCCCCACACCATCCAGTACTGCCAGGCGGGACGCCCGTCGGGGTTCTCGGCGGTGCTGAGCGGGATCGCATGGGACATGACGCAAGGATGACGAACGGGCGCCCCCGGGGACAGCCCCCGGACGGACAGGTCCTTCCGGTGGGGCGCCCGTCCGACATTGCCGGGGTGCGGAAGGGAAGACCGCGTGGACGGTGCCGGTTGCCCGTGTCGACGTGTCGATTCCGGCTGGGAGAGACTGCTGCGACACGGGACCGGTACGAAAGGGCGGGTGATGGCGGTGGCGGGAGTGCACGCGGTTCGGGGACGGACGGGACGCCGCTGCCGCCGGGGGCGAACCGGCCCGGACGCCGCTCCCCCGGCACGGTACGGCTGGCGGGCGTGCTGCTGATCGTCCTGTCCCTGGTCCCCGCGGCCGCCTGCTTCGGCACGTTCGCCACGTGGCTGCCCTCCTCCGTGGACAGGTACGAGGACTACGGGGCGGCCGAACCGTGTCCGGCGGGGGTGGCGACGCGGGCGCGGGAGGAGTGCGTCCGCACGGTCACCTTCGTCGTCGAGGACACGGAGGTGCGGAAGTCGGGGCAGAACAGCACGTTCGAGGCGACGGTGAGCGGCACGCCGTTCTGGGACGGTGTCGTGGCGTTCGGCGACCCCGGTCCGCTGCTGGAACGGCTGGGGCCGGGGGACGACGTCACGGGTACGGTGTGGCGCGGCGATGTCATGACGCTCAGCAGGGACGGTGTCCGGCAGAGCACCTCGGACGAGCCTCGCGACGACTTCCAGATGACGGCCGCCATCGGCACGTTCGCCGGTCTCCTCGCGGTCCTGCTGTTCGCGTTCGGCACGGTGCGGGTGGCGAACCCCCGCTCGTACGAGCCCTTCGTGTGGCGGCCCGTGGGGCTCTGGCTGATCATCACCATGGGGATCGCGAGCTTCGCGTTCGGGTTCGCCGCCCTGCTGCTCGGCGTTCCGTGGGGATGGGTGCCGCCCGTCAGCGTGGCGGTCGTACTGGGCGTGGCCCGGCTGATCCACCGGCGCACGCGGCCGGCCGGGGCGCGTTGACGCCGGCGCGCGCCCCCGGTTAAGAGTTGCGGATGCCGATACGCCGCGCGCCGGAGTGGAGTGCCCA
Proteins encoded:
- a CDS encoding chaplin, yielding MIKKVVAVAAAAGGLMMAGAGIAAAESTAAGAAVNSPGVVSGNNIQVPVHVPINVCGNTIDIIGLLNPAFGNTCVAK
- a CDS encoding M20/M25/M40 family metallo-hydrolase — encoded protein: MSERGEAEVVDLCRDLIRIDTSNFGDHSGPGERAAAEFVAEQLAEVGLEPRIFESHPGRASTVARIEGEDPSRPALLIHGHTDVVPANADDWTHHPFSGEIADGCVWGRGAVDMKDMDAMTLAVVRDRMRSGRKPPRDIVVAFLADEEAGGVHGARYLVDHHPELFEGVSEAISEVGGFSFTVNENLRLYLIETAEKGIHWMRLTVDGTAGHGSMTNSDNAITELCEAVARLGRHRFPVRVTKTVRSFLDELSDALGVELDPENMDETLARLGGIAKLIGATLSNTAAPTQLGAGYKVNVIPGQATAHVDGRYLPGFEEEFLADLDRILGPRVRREDVHHDRAVETSFDGPLVAAMQSALRAEDPIAHAVPYMLSGGTDAKSFSRLGIRNFGFAPLQLPPDLDFAGMFHGVDERVPVDGLKFGARVLDRFIDQC
- a CDS encoding GerMN domain-containing protein — encoded protein: MRRPLPRAALATAAAALLLTGCGIRQTGTVDAGGPGTPRPAAGQWLLFFVAPDGRLTPVPRPAGTPSAPEKAVAALFSGPGEDDRAAGLATDLPPGVGLRFSASSAGETLEIRVTLPMEGLGETAVQQIVCTAAYATGDARTHVTLTGSDTSLPPAQCAPTEQH
- a CDS encoding HAMP domain-containing sensor histidine kinase translates to MTRFRTRIGLRTRLVLAFLVVAAISAGSTASLVYREARDAILDQAQDTAVSTFRERVAGIGTLLPVDRVSLEDALRRLARQGRPHPWTTYAGYGSLWLASGPDPAPGLIDAELRRTAFAATRTTYRRVATAGAPWLVMAMPIAFEARDAAGDPLPTGLVLYAVMPLTDEETTVRAMVTAARDGAIPGLAVALVPALFAARSVLRPVGELRRAARRMAGGRLDTRVRVKGNDELADLTHAFNESAAALKRSVDDLRRAEERARRFASDVSHELRTPLAGMLAVTEVLDEDAAHLTPDSAAALRLISVETGRLAVLVEDLMEISRFDARAAELITDEVDVARTVRRTLTGRHWTDPALIVTDLPAGVRARLDPRRLDIMLANLIGNALRHGSPPVTVRLRPLTRDDGVPCLAIEVADSGPGIPPDVLPHIFDRFFKGSSARTRPAGGGLGLAIALENARLHGGTIKAGNRPGSGAVLTLELPLAPPGPATGEETETPR
- a CDS encoding response regulator transcription factor, whose amino-acid sequence is MPRVLLIEDDPSAREGIAIGLRRRGHEMRTAATGEAGLTALDEFRPDLLLLDLMLPDTNGVRVCRQVRGSSRLPIIMLTARGDDFDIVVGLETGADDYIVKPARAEVIDARIRAVLRRVEQPAAAPSPVEIHGGLAIDRTALTVSRHGTRLALAPSELRLLLHLSAAPEQVFSREQLLEDVWEYSHHGDTRLVDACVRRLRGRLEDPPAGPRYIQTVRGFGYRFGPL